The Sus scrofa isolate TJ Tabasco breed Duroc chromosome 6, Sscrofa11.1, whole genome shotgun sequence region ACTCAACTGAGTCGTTGGGTGGTGGCAGCTGAAGATTTTCCAATCAATGAGAAGATTTTCAGTGTAGGGGTGGCTTCACCCTTTCTGGGTAGCTCACAGCCTCAGAAAGGCTCAGATTGGTCAGAACCAATATACATGTATGATACCACATGAGCCCCATCAAGTCTGCTCATGATTTTGACAACTCTGAAACATGCTGGGTCATGGAGCTGTCCCTCTGTCACCAAGTACTTTCAGAAAGGCCCTCTTTACACGCTTGTTCCGCAGactgtagatgatggggttgagGAAGGCAGAGACAACATTGTAGAAAAGGGCTAGCTTCTTGTCCCTCTCTGGGTCATACCAGGAGCCTGGCCTCATGTACATGACCATGGCTGGCCCATAGAACATGGTGACCACCGTGATGTGGGAAGCACACGTGGAGAAGGACTTGAGTCTCCCCTGGGATGAACGGATTCTTAAGATGGAGGCAAAGATGCAGATGTAAGAGGCCAGGATGCAGGAGAGTGGGACCAAAAGCAGGATGAAACCCAGGATGAAGTCCAACCGGTCATTGAGGGATGTGTCTGCGCAGGCCAGCTTCAGGACAGCAGGGACCTCACAGAAGAAGTGGTTTATCTTGTAGGGGCCACAATAGGGCAGACGCATGGTGAAGACAGTGTAGATCAGGGCCCCAGCTATGCCGATGGAACAACAGGCTGTGACCATCTTGACACAAATGGGACCGCTCAAGAGGAGGGTATAGCGGAGGGGGAAGCAAATGGCTAtatacctgtcataggccatagCAGCATAGAGGACACACTCAGCAATGCCTAGGACCAGGAATATGAACATCTGGGCCACACAAGCTCCCCAGGAGATGGTCCTCCTCGGATACACCAGGTTAACCAACATCTGGGGCACAGTGGTGGAGACATAGCTCACGTCCACCAAGGAGAGGGTACTGAGAaggaagtacatgggtgtgtggaggcgTGCATCCAAGTAGGTCAGGGCGACGATGAGCCCGTTGCCCACAAGTGTGATGAGgtagagaaggaggaaaaaagtgaaCAGAGCCATTCTGACCTGAGACTCAGTGGAGAAGCCAAGGAGGATGAACTCGGACACAGAGCTGCGGTTCTCCTTGCTGAGGCTCTGCATGGTGACCTGCCTATTCAGGAGGCACTGTTGTCACACTTTCAGGCATCTAGGTTCCAGGGTACAAGGCTGAAAACAAGACTTCAAGCAAACAAGGTCTTATTCCAGCAAGAAGAACGTGGAGGTCTGGGGACGGAGAAGTTATCTGAGGCTAAGAGCAAAAGAGGATGGGATGACATTTTTGTGCTGAGCTTTAGGGATGAAGAAGAAAAGTGATCCAGATCAGGAAAGTTTATGAAGGGAGGCTCAGAGTCTTGGACGTTGAGAGGAGACACATTCAAGAGACAAGCGTTGTCTGGATGATGGAGAtaataatatgagagaaagaaatatgtgtgtgtgtgtgtatgactggatcactatgctgtatagcagaaatggacacaaaactgtaaatgacctataataaaaaataaatatatacaaaaaattaaaattgaactcatgacaaacagagagagagagagggagggagacaaggACTGGTTAGCAGTGTAAGTGGCAAACC contains the following coding sequences:
- the LOC100522147 gene encoding olfactory receptor 2A12-like, with the protein product MQSLSKENRSSVSEFILLGFSTESQVRMALFTFFLLLYLITLVGNGLIVALTYLDARLHTPMYFLLSTLSLVDVSYVSTTVPQMLVNLVYPRRTISWGACVAQMFIFLVLGIAECVLYAAMAYDRYIAICFPLRYTLLLSGPICVKMVTACCSIGIAGALIYTVFTMRLPYCGPYKINHFFCEVPAVLKLACADTSLNDRLDFILGFILLLVPLSCILASYICIFASILRIRSSQGRLKSFSTCASHITVVTMFYGPAMVMYMRPGSWYDPERDKKLALFYNVVSAFLNPIIYSLRNKRVKRAFLKVLGDRGTAP